TTACATGTATACTATCTGGCCCTGGGCTGCTGGTTGGAAAACTAAAAATTATGGTTGGCCTGAGTCAAAGAATGGACCATccacaaacagaagagaaaagaacagcctCTTTAGGTAGAGCAGGGCTTTTTTGTCCATCACCATCCACTCAAAGAATTTACTTAGTCATGGTGGCTAACATTGCCCAGATGGCCTGATGAGGCATCATCTAATTACTTCTCCCATGGTTCCTCTGTTTCTTATAAATCTTATAAAGCCTACTGAGCCACCACAATTATAAATCCTTCACTGCCACCAAGAGGGGATTCATGCATCTACACATCAATCTGAAGAAGTACTAGATGTAGTACTTCAGGGCATATATGACCCTAGCACGGTGGAGTATTAGGACCATAATGAAGGTTTTTTAGTCTCATGTTTAGACTAAAGTAGAAATTAAGAGAATAAAGTCGAAATGTTGAATGAAAATTTCAGCATTAATGCATTGTGTCTGCAAAATGCCTTATGCAGATAAACTAGTGACATTGTACTTCTGAAGTGGTTTTAGTAACAAGGGTAGTATTTGTCTTTTAGATTATAGGTGTGGTAATAAGAATTTACTGCACTTTATATTGCACCAATAATCATTTAGAAAGAGAAATCACACAAACTTGGAAGAGGTTGCTGCAGTCATGCAGCTAAGTTAAAAGATGTAGAATGATCGTCGTCTGACCTTCTTGGACAGATCTCTTTTGAAAAAGAGGATCTAAATTGATCAACATggttaaataatttttttttttgcgaaATGAGCGtcagcagctggagcaggagctggAAGAGGTGTGTGAGAAGCTGACAATGGCTTATCAGGATATCTGCAGACTCACCAATGAGCTGGATGCTGCCAAAAGGGAGGACATGGAGCAGGATCTGCAGAAGGCCCAGAACCTGTTCTCcttaacagagagagagatacagagatacagagagggaACAGTATGGACCTGGAAAGACAGAACACCTTGCTGGAACAGGAGAAATCCAAGCTGGATTTGGAGGGGGGTGTTGGGGATATGTCTGACACTTTGTCTGTCTTGTCGGCTCAAGAAGAGGATCGCATTTCTGAGCTTGAGATGCAGCATAATGTTGAGCCCACCTGGCATCAAGAGCAACCCTCTTTCACAGAGGATGCTCAGACCCAGAACCTCATTAGTCTGCAGACCAAGCCAAGCGAAGAAGTGCTGTTGGGCTTGCAGACTCAGCTCATTGAAGCCCAGGCAGTCATTGAGTGACAGGACTCATTGCTGAGTTATTGGGCAGAGGAGGGTAAACAGATGGAGCTGAGCCTGCAGAGGACCCAGGGCCTGTTCACAACATTAGAGAGAGAGCTTGGCgatgaaagagagaagagcgcagaatttgaaaaacaaaatatcctGCATTCTGAGCAAAATCTCGAGCTTTGTGCATTGCTGAACCAGGTCCAGACCAGACTGGTCCAGGTGGAGGAGAGTTTCCAGGCAGCTGAATGTGAATGTCACCAGCAGAAAATCAAGGAACTACAACAGGAAATGGAACGCAACTCCACAAACAGTGCCACCACATTTAATGTGGAGGACGTTCAGGCTGGTGAGAGTGTCCACTTGAAAAGGATGATTggggagctgcagcagcatgtgcACCTCCTGGAGCTGAAGGAGGTCTCTCTGACCAGGACAAATGAAGAGCTTAGTCTCCGTGCCCATCAGCTGGAAACCTGTGTGGCCACCCTTGAGGTTGAGCTTAGCTATGCCAGAAAAGAGGCAAGAGACAGCCAAGACTCTAGCTGCAGACTGCAGGAGGAGTTGGGTGACAGTCAGCTGGAGTGTGGGAGAATGCAGGGGGAGCTGCAGGATGCTCTATTCAACTTAACACAAATGCAAGGAAGTTCATTGAAAAGCAGAGTCAGCACGAGACCATTCTGCACCAGGCCAACCAGACTTTTCTCCAGGAGACACCAGAGAGAGACCAAACCATCCAGAAACTGAAGACTGACCTGAAGCTGGCCTCAATTCGCTCACAGAAGGGTAAAGATATGATccacacagtgatggagacaAACGAGAAGCTTtgggaggagaagaaggaacTGTTGCACAAGGTAAGTGAAGCAGAGGAAATGGGCAGCAAGGGCAACACAAAGTGAACTTCTTagaagcagaaaacagacaacTATAAGACTGGACACTGGAGCTCTCCAATCAAGTTAATTGTTTACAGCATCAACTGAGAAACACCCAGTGCTTCTGCACCATGCAGAGTGCCAAGAACATGCCCACTTCTGATGATATTCCACATACATCTACACAAAGTCTGACATCAAGTTACCACAACTCACTGGACATCCTGGATGCAATCTGTCATGTGGAGGTTGGCAAGTGTATGGTAGTGGATGGCACTCAACCATCTGTCTCCACATACCAGCGTTCAGAGCAGGGAAACCTGAATCTCCCTTTCTCACCCATTCCTCAAAATGCCAAAATAGCTGTCAATAATAACAATCATAACGATAACATCACATCATAACCACCCAACCGgccaaggcagatggccgcccccctgaagcctggttctgctggaggtttctttctttaaagggagtttttcctccccatcattgcctaatgcttgctcaggggggatttgttgggttttctgaaCTGTGATGTCTTTGTATCACACTTCAGATATTCAGCACTTTTCTAATTTGGTAATTTAATTTGCAATTGATCACTTCTTCCACATTAAAATTACTCTGAAAAGTTGAAATGTGCCATGAAGATGACACACTTGAACTTATCAGACAACGTTTCTTTCTAATTCAGCAATTTAATTggctataaataataaaaagttcATTAATAAACTGACAATTCTGAGTGAAATATTGTACGTTTTACTCCACTGCAGTTATTTGACAGCTTTACTTGCTAGTTACTTTGACAAACATGACAAGATTATCATTAAATGTTGCAATATAATGCACACATAACTTCATTATGTTGTATAATTATAGACTAACTACATTTGAGTAAGATCATAAAGTTGTTCAAACTTCACCAACTGCTTTTATTCCACACAAGTCTCAACAGTAACAGAGATCTTTGACCTTGTTTGTTATTTGTCACTAGAAATCTTTCTTTGCCACACATTTCACCTCTCAACAAATCTGCACTGGACTTCAAATTcaatacagtttaaaatatttggTAGAGCATGCATGGATGGATTAGGGCACAGATTCAGGGACCAGAGAGGTCAGGGGGCATCAGGACAGATGATATGGACAGAAGTGTAATTTAATGATGTGAACAGAACATGCCttcaaatgctgcagaaatgtaacAAATTGATTAAGAAACTCCTTATTCATAGAGGCAGACTACAGCTTGGGATACAGCATATTGTATCCTCTCTGCATTATGCACAAGTGCAACCATCCTTAAATCTGTCAGGttagtataatatatattacaGCAACCTGCTTGTAGCTGACGATAGGTGGCGGTAAAGCAACGTGATAAAGTTATGTTAACCTAAATGCGAAACACGAAGAAGTAGCATCGGGAAGTGGTCTTCAGTGGTGTTTCCATGCATTTGACACCGAGGAGCAGTGAGATTTATTGTTTCTGTAACCGCATGAGGAGAATCTTTGAATCAGAAAATATTCCTCAGTTTCGCCCTAACTATCATAAGTCTTCGGAGGAATGAAATGGGTAACGTTTTTATATTTTGCCGGGGTCATGTCGGTTTGTTTTGATTCTGTTAGCTTGCCGACTACCGTTGACTTTTTGATTTCTATATGAATTATTTGTCAAGATGGGAACAGTCCTAATCATCCTTGGATATGTTCATATCTAGATATAACGCCAGAAGAgaagtcatttcattttttgttgtatttcttttatttttgcctaACAAGGAACAGAGAAATGAAGTGTGCCACTCCTGTAACACTGAATACTTCACTATTACATCTTATGCCCTGTAGACTTTAATAAGTATGGAAATTATGAGTAAAACCCGATGCtaacagaagacaaagaagtAAAAATTTTAACCTAAATGATTCTTTTTGGGCAGCTCAATGTGCTTGAATAAATTGAcattattttcctctttaactTTTATTACCTGAAGATAAAATCATTACCATTACTCATTACACGAGAGAACTAGCAAAAGTGCCTACTATACACATAAAAGTGCTGTTATCACACTGGATGTACTTTATATGGCTTCTGCCTGTTACATTATATGTGTGCTTGTGGCCTGTCCTCTGCTAGGagtgttttcagtaaaatgtcctgcaaaataatgaaactgtaCATTAATATTATAGATGCTTTGTACCTTTAGTGTTACAGCTCATTTTGGATGACTAGATCAGTACTGTGTTCTTTAGAAAGACTAATAATGCTACAGTCACCTTCTCCTCTTGCAGAGGGTGTCCTGCCCTTGTCCTCGCTAAGGCTCCTGGTTCCACCTCTGCGGGTGATGTCTGCTGTGATGTGGAAGGTGGTTCATCAGAGGAACATTGCACATTATGGCAAAGTGGAGGAGTTTGTGTCCTTGGTAGCTGAAGCCATCCCTGGCATCTTTGCTAATAAACAGATGAGACTGCTCACTCTGGGTTTAAGAGCAAAGGTAAGAGATACTGGTGCATCATCTATCAACACACAGTTGACACTGCCAAgtttttcaaattcaaaattacatttctgtaatCTGTAATACAACTGTTTAGTAACACAATTTAAGTATTATAGTGGTAAATTATTTACCTGAAATATTTATCTTACCTCTCAGTTTTGCACCTGCATTTTACAGCGTAGGCCATAATATCAGATGTAGTTTTAACCTTTAAAAGAAACTGCCTATTCACAACTTTGCCATCTCCACCATTCTACCAAAAAAGTTACTTTATAATTATCAACCAATTCTTAACTTTCCAATTAAAAATAAGGTTCTTACAGTTTCTCCATGACATTTTCAGATGACTTTACAGATGTTGTGTTCTGAAGAGTCAGAGCATCTGAGAACAAACTTGGACAGCCTCTTGCCGTGCACCTCAAAACAGGTGTGGGACCCTTTCATTCATGAACATTGAATGAGAATCcatatgttgtaaaaaaaaaaatgttttacatgggTATTTTTTACTTCACAGGTTGAGCTAGAAAATGAAGCACTTGAATCCAACTTTATCAGGCTTGTTCAGAGACTTCTGGAGGATCCAACCGGGAGGGAGCACTTCCTCAAGGTGTGCTACTGCTTTTGCCTCATTGTTAAATTGCCTTTTTGCTTCATGAGACTTAACATTCATACAGTTGAATAAACCTTCTTGACAGAACGTGTTTCCTGTGGAGTATGGTCCGGACTTCGATGCAGCACTGGAGACTCTGGTCTGTGAGTTCTTTACCCGGCTGGAAGAGCTGGTGCTTATTCCAAACTTTAAACAGGTACAGAATCTATCATTTCTGCTGGAGAAATTGCATTTTGCAATATGTTTTCTagagattatttttatttggatCTAGATTAAAATACtcgttgtgtttgtttgattcaGACTGCAGTGTTGATCAGTGATGCGCCCTGTGTACTAGAAGAGTACATGCAGTGTGTAACCAAAACAGATGACTTCAAAATATTGCTCAGAAGCGAGGTGCACTGTGATAAAATGGCCAAGATGGACTCCACTGGTAAGTTTCTCTCCCTAGGATGTTAGCTAGGTTTTTATGTGCATATTAGTGCTGAACAATCAGACAGTTAAAATTAGTGAGTGATTTATTAGGTAAGTATGTGTTTTCTGGTTCCACTTTGTCAAATATgaagattttatgtttttctcttacTTGACACATCATCGTAAACTGAATACATATGGGCCTGACAAGTGATCAACCAGAACAACAGTTGTTTCAACAGTGTGTTAACATGCACGTAAGTAACCTGGTCATAGCCACTCACTCGAGtaagctgattttattttattttttttactgttttgtgaACAGGAAACCTGGTTATCGTATACTGGGTAGGGAATTAGAGAAATCACAGAATGATATATGTCATTTTATTGGATTAGTATTGATGCATTAATGAGTCAACATTACTAAACTGAAACTGGAGTTAGGTACAAAGCCAGTACAATCCATAATTATACATCGTAATGTACTACTTGATTATACCTGCAGCGGCAAAGAAATGAATAACTAAACTTgtcagtggcaagaaaaagtatgtgaagcttttgattggttttctgcattaatttgtcataaaacaggatctgatcttcatataaatcaagagtattaacaaatatgatggtgcctaaaaataatatcacaaaaATGTACTGAGAATatccataaaaacctcatagtgctagaaAAAGGATgtatgaaattccaaagggttcccatactttttcttgccactgtaaatgcaGTATACAGTATTACCCTCTGAAACAAAGGAAGCGAAAGTAACAGGAAATGGAACAATTGCACTTAAGCAGTAATTATTAGAATACTGCATGTATGTTCTACCACTGCATGGAGTGATTTGTCCTGAACTGAAGCAGAAAGTGACCAGAAATGAAGTTTAAATCAATTGATTTCGATGGCTGAACATTAGAGCACAATTACAATTCTTACAGTTCATACtgtgaaagaagagaagagatttgtttgtctgtctgtctctcactgtgctgtctgtcaggtcagctaaggcacacacacacacacacacacacacactactactactcttattttgtgttcattttaacagtAACCAGGTTATTACAGTTCATTTAAGTGCTCTCCTTTATTTACCACCGCAACCAATTTCTGTGATTAACTTGGTTAACttttgagtgcatgtaaacattttctctATTATATGACATTTATATGTTGTCAAATTTAATCACATCATAATAGATTAAtagaaaattattaattaatcatcaATGATTATTGATTGCAGACATGTTTAGatgtagtcatttggcagatgcttttatccaaagcaacttacaagtgaggtacaagttacaaggcaaaggcagggtaagagtaaggaggtcttgcctaaggacccccaCTGGAGGTAGGCCAGAGCCAGAGGTTTTGAGGTCCAGTCTACCGCAGGGGGAGCAGCGATCTTAACACTATACTATCCAGCCACTACATGTTACAGGCACTTTAACAATTGATCTTTAAATGTAACCCACTTAAACAGCCAAGTTGTAAATCAGCTGTTCTCTTGCTTTCTCCAACAGTGTCCTCTTcctcagagcagcagctgttttcatcatTATCTCACCTTCCTTTGCTGAGAGAGATCAACAACCAGGGTGctgaatgtgaaacacaaacattggAAAACCAAATAGAATCTGGAGAGATATCTCCTCACGAGGCCAGAGATTCAAGATGGCTGTGTAAGGAGGACACAAACGTTTTGGAAACCAGCAAAGCAGATCAGACATCGGGAGGGAAATGCACTGACAGCACTCCTGATGTAGAAATTGTGGAGGGAGACGATGACCGATCTTCAGCCACCTCCCAAGCTCCCCTTTCGTCTGCTGAGAGTTCTTTACTGTCCAGCCCTAGGATTGCCCCCCCTCGGCAGAGAGTAGCCCATAAATGTACTCAGTGTGGGAAGTGCTTCATTTACCGTTATGAACTCCTGGAGCATCAGAGACTGCACACTGGAGAAAACCCATACAAGTGTTCTCAGTGTGGAAAAGCCTTCAGAAGGACATCTGACATGTCCACTCACAGACGAACCCAATGCACAAACGCAGCTTATATTTGCATCAAATGTGGGAATAGCTTTCAGTCTATGCAGGAAAAATTCAGACACCGGTGTGTTCATAGTGTCCAAAAGTTTGACTGTTCTCAGTGTGGAAAAAGCTTTAAGAAAATGTACTTGTTGGGTAAACATGAGCTGACTCACACCCAGAACCGCATCTTCACTTGCAGACAGTGTGGGGAGGTGTTCTCTAGCATGAGTGAGCTGAGAACCCATCAGAAGATTCACCCTCCGGAGCTGTCCAATCAGTGCATGCAGTGTGGGAAATTCTTCAGCTCGGCCGCCTGTCT
The window above is part of the Anabas testudineus chromosome 17, fAnaTes1.2, whole genome shotgun sequence genome. Proteins encoded here:
- the LOC113171292 gene encoding zinc finger protein ZFMSA12A-like, yielding MEGVLPLSSLRLLVPPLRVMSAVMWKVVHQRNIAHYGKVEEFVSLVAEAIPGIFANKQMRLLTLGLRAKMTLQMLCSEESEHLRTNLDSLLPCTSKQVELENEALESNFIRLVQRLLEDPTGREHFLKNVFPVEYGPDFDAALETLVCEFFTRLEELVLIPNFKQTAVLISDAPCVLEEYMQCVTKTDDFKILLRSEVHCDKMAKMDSTVSSSSEQQLFSSLSHLPLLREINNQGAECETQTLENQIESGEISPHEARDSRWLCKEDTNVLETSKADQTSGGKCTDSTPDVEIVEGDDDRSSATSQAPLSSAESSLLSSPRIAPPRQRVAHKCTQCGKCFIYRYELLEHQRLHTGENPYKCSQCGKAFRRTSDMSTHRRTQCTNAAYICIKCGNSFQSMQEKFRHRCVHSVQKFDCSQCGKSFKKMYLLGKHELTHTQNRIFTCRQCGEVFSSMSELRTHQKIHPPELSNQCMQCGKFFSSAACLAAHELRHRQQKTQICVHCGKAFKNKHDLNLHMRSHTGERPFQCTYCGKRFSVSGNLNIHVRIHTGEKPYLCSDCGKAFVSAGELQIHRRTHTGEKPYKCTVCGRGFTMASKVTLHMRVHTGERPYVCSECGKGFSRGSELKKHTMNHTGVRPYACQQCAKTYTCLNHLKRHLKTHSVVQTSSS